One part of the Pecten maximus chromosome 1, xPecMax1.1, whole genome shotgun sequence genome encodes these proteins:
- the LOC117337118 gene encoding angiopoietin-related protein 1-like, with protein MKPVYFLSVVLWCMLTVCVAKHSEQWPAQKHLNKGDMFQYKDCKSVGKAGYNESGVYMVWYNSTTPYKVVCQHTSDGFYTVIQQRVNGLENFNRPWDDYVRGFGHTQGDFWAGLNQIYYLTNTGQTHLTVHMQDFPGNIRQINYLNFKVEGPQQWYRLSISNAYGDVPDDLGYNNGCFFYTYDRPDPYGCAHQMTAGWWYNYCTYALPNGQYYHYGPYTPTTGMYNGIFWKDWLGFGYSLKYISLVLSHP; from the exons ATGAAGCCTGTGTATTTCCTAAGCGTGGTTTTGTGGTGTATGCTGACTGTCTGTGTAGCTAAACACAGTGAGCAATGGCCCGCACAAAAACATCTGAATAAAGGCGACATGTTCCAGTACAAAG ATTGTAAGAGTGTTGGAAAGGCAGGGTACAATGAAAGTGGTGTTTACATGGTATGGTACAACTCTACCACTCCATATAAG GTAGTGTGTCAGCACACATCAGATGGCTTCTACACTGTCATACAACAACGAGTGAATGGATTGGAGAACTTCAACAGACCATGGGACGATTATGTAAGGGGATTTGGGCATACCCAAGGTGACTTCTGGGCAGGACTCAATCAGATCTACTACCTTACCAACACAG GGCAAACCCATCTGACGGTTCACATGCAAGACTTCCCTGGGAATATAAGACAGATAAATTACCTGAACTTCAAGGTGGAAGGGCCACAACAATGGTACCGCCTTTCTATCAGTAATGCATATGGAGATGTACCTGACGACCTTGGATATAACAATGGCTGTTTTTTCTATACGTATGATAGACCAGACCCCTATGGCTGTGCCCACCAAATGACAGCAGGTTGGTGGTACAATTATTGTACATACGCCCTGCCCAATGGACAATACTATCATTACGGGCCTTACACTCCCACCACCGGGATGTACAACGGCATTTTCTGGAAGGACTGGCTTGGGTTTGGATACTCTTTGAAATACATTAGTTTGGTCTTGTCTCATCCATAG